Proteins from one Prinia subflava isolate CZ2003 ecotype Zambia chromosome 4, Cam_Psub_1.2, whole genome shotgun sequence genomic window:
- the LUM gene encoding lumican — MMTLNPLPVFLLLIGGIFCQYDYGPGDDYGYDPFGPSAAVCAPECNCPLSYPTAMYCDNLKLKKIPIVPSGIKYLYLRNNMLEGIEENAFDNVTDLQWLILDHNHLENSKIKGRVFSKLKNLKKLHINYNNLTEAVGPLPKTLDDLQLSHNKITKVNPGALEGLMNLTVIHLQNNQLKADSISGAFKGLNSLLYLDLSFNQLTKLPTGLPHSLLMLYFDNNQISNIPDEYFQGFKALQYLRLSHNKLTDSGIPGNVFNITSLVELDLSFNQLKSIPIVSENLENFYLQVNKINKFPLSSFCKVVGPTTYSKITHLRLDGNNLTRADLPQEMYNCLRVAAEISLE, encoded by the exons ATGATGACTTTAAACCCCCTACCTGTCTTTCTGCTGTTGATTGGTGGAATTTTTTGCCAATATGACTACGGTCCTGGAGATGACTATGGTTATGATCCTTTTGGGCCATCTGCAGCAGTCTGTGCCCCAGAATGTAATTGTCCCTTAAGCTACCCTACTGCCATGTATTGTGACAATCttaagctgaaaaaaattccaattgTACCAAGTGGAATAAAGTACCTTTATCTTCGAAACAATATGCTTGAGGGAATTGAAGAGAACGCATTTGACAATGTAACAGACCTACAGTGGCTGATCCTAGATCACAACCATTTGGAAAATTCAAAAATTAAGGGAAGAGTCTTCTCTAAACTAAAGAACCTGAAGAAGCTTCACATTAACTACAACAATTTGACTGAAGCTGTTGGACCACTTCCCAAAACTCTAGATGACCTGCAATTAAGTCACAACAAGATCACAAAAGTCAATCCTGGTGCACTTGAGGGGCTGATGAATCTGACTGTCATTCACCTCCAGAACAACCAGCTGAAAGCAGATTCTATTTCTGGGGCTTTTAAAGGCCTGAATTCACTTTTGTATCTTGACTTAAGCTTCAATCAACTTACAAAGCTACCAACAGGACTTCCTCACTCCTTGCTCATGCTGTATTTTGATAATAATCAGATTTCCAATATTCCTGATGAGTACTTCCAAGGTTTTAAAGCCCTGCAATATTTACGTTTATCCCACAATAAATTAACAGATTCTGGAATACCAGGTAATGTCTTCAACATCACATCACTAGTTGAGTTGGATCTCTCCTTCAATCAGCTGAAGAGCATTCCAATTGTCAGTGAGAACCTGGAAAACTTCTACCTCCAAGTCAACAAAATTAACA AGTTCCCACTGAGCAGCTTCTGTAAGGTGGTTGGACCGACGACCTATTCCAAGATCACACATTTGCGCCTGGATGGAAACAACCTCACTCGGGCTGACCTGCCACAGGAGATGTACAACTGCCTTCGGGTGGCCGCTGAGATTTCACTGGAGTGA